In one window of Microbacterium sp. PM5 DNA:
- a CDS encoding aldo/keto reductase has product MVKIPTVTLNDGTPFPELGFGTYKLQGDDGVAAIEAAIDAGYRLLDSAVNYENEAEVAEAVRRSGIRDELIVTTKVPGRDHGYEETIRSAHASLERLGLQRIDLYLIHWPNPSVDRYVETFRAMVDLQSDGAVGSVGVSNFTEQMLTRLIEETGVTPAVNQVEMHPYFPQAALRAFHAAHGIRTESWSPLARRSELLAEQVVADVAAAHGVTPTQAVLRWHTQLGSTPIPKSATPARQRENADIFGFTLTDDEVAALSALERGRLWGGDPETHEEM; this is encoded by the coding sequence ATGGTCAAGATCCCCACGGTCACCCTGAACGACGGCACGCCTTTCCCCGAGCTCGGGTTCGGCACCTACAAGCTGCAGGGCGACGACGGCGTCGCGGCGATCGAAGCGGCCATCGATGCGGGTTACCGCCTGCTGGACTCGGCCGTCAACTACGAGAACGAAGCCGAGGTCGCAGAAGCGGTGCGCCGAAGCGGCATCCGCGACGAGCTCATCGTGACGACGAAGGTTCCGGGCCGCGACCACGGCTACGAGGAGACGATCCGCAGCGCGCACGCGTCGCTCGAGCGTCTGGGCCTGCAGCGCATCGACCTCTACCTGATCCACTGGCCGAACCCCAGCGTGGACCGCTACGTCGAGACCTTCCGCGCCATGGTCGATCTGCAGAGCGATGGTGCGGTCGGCTCGGTCGGTGTCTCGAACTTCACGGAGCAGATGCTCACCCGACTGATCGAGGAGACGGGCGTGACCCCGGCCGTCAACCAGGTCGAGATGCATCCGTACTTCCCTCAGGCAGCGCTGCGCGCCTTTCACGCCGCTCACGGCATCCGCACCGAGAGCTGGAGCCCGCTGGCGCGGCGCAGCGAACTGCTCGCCGAGCAGGTGGTCGCCGATGTCGCCGCCGCGCACGGGGTCACGCCCACCCAGGCCGTGCTGCGCTGGCACACCCAGCTCGGCTCGACGCCCATCCCGAAGTCGGCGACGCCGGCGCGTCAGCGTGAGAATGCGGACATCTTCGGCTTCACCCTGACCGATGACGAGGTCGCGGCGCTCAGCGCCCTGGAGCGGGGTCGTCTGTGGGGTGGGGATCCCGAGACGCACGAGGAGATGTGA
- a CDS encoding toxin, whose product MVVSTPTHPPARIRIVGTSGSGKSRLAEEVAARTRRARLELDEVFWDAGWTYRDLAEAQARVRAFLAAHPEGWVADGNWNSRLGGLMEPGTPGGADVVVWVDHPRRVVMWRVLRRTLRRGILREELWHGNRERVRSWLKWKPEDNILRWAWTSYPTMQRRMEARIAAGDPVVRLRGQREVDEWVRSLSSA is encoded by the coding sequence ATGGTCGTGAGCACCCCGACACACCCGCCCGCGCGCATCCGCATCGTGGGGACGTCGGGATCGGGAAAGTCGCGGCTGGCCGAGGAGGTCGCGGCGCGCACACGCCGTGCCCGGCTCGAGCTGGACGAGGTCTTCTGGGACGCGGGGTGGACGTATCGCGACCTCGCCGAGGCGCAGGCGCGCGTGCGTGCGTTCCTCGCGGCGCACCCCGAGGGGTGGGTCGCGGACGGCAACTGGAACTCACGGCTGGGCGGTCTCATGGAGCCCGGTACCCCCGGCGGGGCCGACGTCGTGGTGTGGGTCGACCACCCGCGTCGCGTCGTGATGTGGCGGGTGCTCCGGCGAACCCTTCGTCGCGGCATCCTGCGCGAAGAGCTCTGGCACGGCAACCGCGAGCGCGTGCGCTCGTGGCTGAAGTGGAAGCCGGAGGACAACATCCTCCGCTGGGCCTGGACGAGCTATCCGACGATGCAGCGCCGGATGGAGGCGCGCATCGCCGCGGGCGATCCCGTCGTGCGACTGCGTGGGCAGCGCGAGGTCGACGAGTGGGTGCGCTCGCTGTCTTCCGCGTAG
- a CDS encoding immunoglobulin-like domain-containing protein, with product MTTPQRARNRWRQPQHLQPLSRARIGALAVAVGLTLASTAVPVAARADGQPSPVIHYSFDTASGTTISDVSGNGNDATLRQSGGEVADGMLSLPGGSRDTGAYLDIPTTALVGKKDLTISTWLSPKTGAANTAAAFIGTPLTGGASFSSGYWLLNPTNPAGYVKSVVTNATDAGAPWTTEVGAGATATATTGLRTPAGLSLYTTVIDGTNGQLRVYVNGTRITQNAISRSVASFGDALTATLGRSTYNDANWSGLIDDFAVYGQAMSDADVQSLYNGQALDRAVAGVAVPATATADFALPTTSAGVAVSWRSDAAAIVVSGGTAAVSRPAGGSGDAHVTLTATFTAGTATREKAYSVTVPQQLTDQQRVSQDIAAVSLSNLDDVRTNFSVPATGAQGSTITWTVTAGTNMATVRDGVRPDSRTVAVSRPAAGAAAATVELTAVARSGDASATRTFTARVQPMPGGSAMTEAYFWTFFTGEGQGAERVSIAASKGNDALSWNTLNNGQPLFSSTVGTQGLRDPFILRSPDGDKFYMIATDLKVDGLAGGFTTAQISGSRYIEVWESTDLVTWSDQRHVKVSSDYAGNTWAPEAFWDDELDTFVVYWASNLYPTTDPADRTAVTYNRMMYATTDDFVTFSEAKPWIDVRRGAGLGAIDSTVAKVGDVYYRFTKDEASMTIREEKSTNLLSTVSGSLPGTTGSADQWTLVQDRVASGLPNGEPGGIYSSGEGPNIFPANEGDVNGQRWFLFIDQPNYHGGPNHYVPFGTTGLEGAAWQPLGEKLRQGLPQNADGGKPRHGTVLPITRAEYQRVLTAYAPDIAVASVAAMDLSTRVGTAPTLPQATLTTVSGQQRTVDVAWDTVAPASYAQPGTFTVRGVAQDDSRMPVEATVTVTSVVQVTVSTTSRCVAGAVVLVVTAANEDGAPATVSVTTPYGARRIALAPGTTASSAFSTRLGSMPAGNVSAAVTREGNNSTLEVGYAAQRCR from the coding sequence ATGACCACGCCTCAGAGAGCCCGAAACCGTTGGCGCCAGCCGCAGCATCTGCAGCCACTGTCACGGGCACGCATCGGCGCCCTCGCCGTCGCCGTCGGTCTGACACTCGCGAGCACCGCCGTTCCCGTCGCCGCGCGCGCCGATGGCCAACCCTCCCCCGTCATCCACTACTCGTTCGATACGGCATCCGGCACGACCATCTCCGACGTGAGCGGCAACGGCAACGACGCCACCCTCCGCCAGAGCGGCGGAGAGGTCGCCGACGGAATGCTCTCGCTGCCCGGGGGGTCACGCGACACCGGGGCCTACCTTGACATTCCGACGACGGCATTGGTCGGCAAGAAGGACCTCACCATCTCGACGTGGCTGTCCCCGAAGACCGGCGCCGCCAATACGGCGGCCGCCTTCATCGGCACCCCGCTCACCGGTGGAGCGTCGTTCTCCTCCGGCTACTGGCTGCTCAACCCGACGAACCCCGCAGGCTACGTCAAGTCGGTCGTCACGAACGCCACCGATGCCGGCGCCCCCTGGACCACCGAGGTGGGCGCTGGGGCGACCGCGACGGCGACGACGGGTCTGCGCACCCCGGCCGGCCTCAGCCTGTACACGACGGTGATCGACGGCACGAACGGGCAGCTGCGAGTGTATGTGAACGGCACCCGCATCACCCAGAACGCGATCTCCCGCTCGGTCGCCTCGTTCGGCGACGCGCTGACCGCGACGCTGGGCCGCTCGACATACAACGACGCCAACTGGAGCGGGCTCATCGACGACTTCGCCGTCTACGGCCAGGCGATGAGCGACGCCGACGTGCAGTCGCTGTACAACGGGCAGGCCCTCGACCGCGCTGTCGCCGGCGTCGCCGTTCCCGCCACCGCGACCGCCGACTTCGCCCTGCCGACGACGAGCGCGGGTGTTGCGGTGAGCTGGCGATCCGATGCCGCCGCCATCGTCGTCTCCGGAGGTACCGCCGCCGTGAGCCGCCCCGCGGGAGGTAGCGGCGACGCACACGTCACCCTGACCGCGACCTTCACCGCCGGCACGGCCACCCGGGAAAAGGCCTACTCGGTCACGGTCCCTCAGCAGCTGACCGACCAGCAGCGGGTGTCCCAGGACATCGCGGCCGTGAGTCTGTCGAATCTCGACGACGTCCGCACGAACTTCTCCGTTCCCGCCACCGGCGCACAGGGCTCGACGATCACCTGGACGGTGACCGCGGGCACCAACATGGCCACCGTGCGCGACGGTGTCCGCCCCGATTCGCGCACCGTCGCCGTCTCCCGTCCGGCGGCCGGCGCCGCAGCCGCCACCGTCGAACTGACCGCTGTCGCTCGCAGCGGCGACGCCTCGGCGACCCGCACCTTCACGGCACGCGTGCAGCCGATGCCGGGCGGCTCAGCCATGACCGAGGCCTACTTCTGGACTTTCTTCACCGGCGAGGGCCAGGGCGCCGAACGCGTCAGCATCGCGGCATCCAAGGGCAATGACGCGCTCAGCTGGAACACTCTCAACAACGGACAGCCGCTCTTCTCCTCGACGGTGGGCACGCAGGGCCTGCGTGATCCGTTCATCCTGCGCTCACCCGACGGTGACAAGTTCTACATGATCGCCACCGACCTCAAGGTCGACGGGCTGGCCGGGGGCTTCACCACCGCACAGATCTCCGGCTCGCGCTACATCGAGGTGTGGGAGTCCACGGACCTCGTGACCTGGTCGGACCAGCGCCACGTGAAGGTGTCGAGCGACTACGCCGGCAACACCTGGGCGCCGGAGGCGTTCTGGGACGACGAGCTCGACACATTCGTCGTCTACTGGGCTTCCAACCTCTACCCCACGACCGACCCGGCCGACCGCACCGCCGTCACCTACAACCGCATGATGTACGCGACGACCGACGATTTCGTCACGTTCTCCGAGGCGAAGCCGTGGATCGACGTGCGCCGCGGCGCAGGACTCGGAGCGATCGATTCGACCGTGGCGAAGGTCGGCGACGTCTACTACCGCTTCACGAAGGACGAAGCGAGCATGACCATCCGCGAGGAGAAGTCCACGAACCTCCTGTCGACGGTCAGCGGGTCGCTGCCGGGTACGACCGGGTCCGCCGACCAGTGGACGCTGGTCCAGGATCGAGTGGCCAGCGGCCTGCCCAACGGCGAGCCCGGCGGGATCTACTCCAGCGGCGAAGGACCGAACATCTTCCCCGCCAACGAGGGCGATGTGAACGGACAGCGCTGGTTCCTGTTCATCGATCAGCCGAACTACCACGGCGGACCCAATCACTACGTGCCCTTCGGGACGACCGGTCTCGAGGGCGCTGCGTGGCAGCCGCTCGGTGAGAAGCTTCGCCAAGGCCTGCCGCAGAACGCGGACGGCGGCAAGCCGCGCCATGGCACGGTGCTGCCCATCACGCGCGCCGAGTACCAGCGGGTGCTGACCGCCTATGCGCCCGATATCGCGGTGGCCTCCGTCGCCGCGATGGACCTCTCGACCAGGGTGGGCACCGCGCCCACCCTGCCGCAGGCGACGCTCACGACGGTGAGCGGTCAGCAGCGCACGGTCGACGTCGCGTGGGACACCGTCGCCCCCGCGTCCTACGCGCAGCCGGGGACTTTCACGGTGCGCGGCGTCGCCCAGGACGATTCCCGGATGCCGGTGGAGGCCACCGTCACGGTGACCAGCGTCGTCCAGGTCACTGTCTCCACCACGTCTCGCTGCGTCGCAGGCGCCGTCGTTCTGGTCGTCACCGCCGCGAACGAGGACGGCGCCCCGGCCACCGTCTCCGTGACGACGCCGTATGGCGCGAGGAGGATCGCCCTGGCGCCGGGAACGACGGCATCGTCGGCATTCTCGACGCGCCTCGGGAGCATGCCGGCGGGGAACGTCTCCGCGGCCGTGACGCGCGAGGGGAACAACTCGACACTCGAGGTGGGCTACGCCGCGCAACGCTGCCGCTGA
- a CDS encoding GNAT family N-acetyltransferase: MTGTADELSFRNEPEASRYTLRRGEQIVSALDYRDDGHTVAMTRAYTVPTFRGHGYAADIVARAVEEVAGRGDRVISPVCWYVADWFAAHPEHRSLLAPPRGA; this comes from the coding sequence ATGACCGGAACCGCCGACGAGCTGTCGTTTCGCAACGAGCCGGAAGCGTCGCGGTATACGCTGCGCCGGGGCGAGCAGATCGTGAGTGCGCTGGACTACCGCGACGACGGCCACACCGTCGCGATGACGCGGGCCTACACCGTGCCCACGTTCCGCGGTCACGGGTACGCGGCCGACATCGTCGCGCGCGCCGTCGAGGAGGTCGCCGGCCGAGGCGACCGCGTCATCAGCCCGGTCTGCTGGTACGTCGCCGACTGGTTCGCGGCCCATCCCGAGCACCGATCGCTGTTGGCGCCTCCGCGAGGGGCGTGA
- a CDS encoding histidine kinase yields MSETAALPPASVPHAAPPPPASTVPARRIGLLAHLGAIAQLAAMGLAGTAIFSLLLLLLSLGVGLLPALGVGALFLVAFVYATWATAWLEYARVDGLYGYGLPALAARPSAHPGFTGWLRTLWQQFTDGPMWRGVASAGISTILGLVVLPIVGALSSSVVLLFAPLIGEDAARIPATDVQIGIEAAVPVGIVGIIVSLALLIGAALLHAVLTRAVLVPSREAVLVEQARTAGTQRESAVRSGELERTRIERDLHDGVQPRLVSVGMTLGLAQQKIDSDPAAAKALIDEAHTSTKAAITELRQLARGIHASVLDDRGLDAALSALAARSHVPVTLDVRLPDASADPSNRCSRTAEAAVYFAIAESLTNAAKHSRGSEVRVTVRRRDGADQGAPVLWARVEDNGVGGARVLPGGGLDGIAHRIAAAGGVSRLDSPHGGPTALEVSVPCAS; encoded by the coding sequence ATGTCAGAGACCGCCGCCCTGCCCCCGGCATCCGTGCCACACGCCGCACCCCCGCCGCCTGCGTCAACGGTGCCGGCCCGCCGTATCGGACTTCTCGCCCATCTCGGGGCCATCGCGCAGCTGGCGGCGATGGGGCTGGCGGGCACCGCGATCTTCAGCCTGCTCCTGCTGCTGCTGAGCCTCGGTGTCGGCCTTCTGCCCGCTCTCGGGGTCGGGGCGCTGTTCCTGGTGGCGTTCGTCTACGCGACGTGGGCCACCGCATGGCTCGAATACGCGCGGGTCGACGGCCTCTACGGGTACGGCCTGCCCGCGCTGGCGGCACGCCCCAGCGCCCACCCCGGGTTCACCGGGTGGCTGCGCACCCTCTGGCAGCAGTTCACCGACGGCCCGATGTGGCGCGGCGTCGCCTCGGCGGGCATCTCGACGATCCTCGGGCTCGTCGTGCTGCCGATCGTCGGCGCCCTGTCCTCCAGCGTGGTGCTGCTGTTCGCTCCACTGATCGGCGAGGATGCCGCTCGCATCCCGGCCACGGACGTGCAGATCGGCATCGAGGCGGCCGTCCCGGTCGGCATCGTGGGCATCATCGTCAGCCTCGCGCTGTTGATCGGCGCCGCGCTCCTGCATGCGGTGCTCACCCGGGCGGTCCTCGTGCCGAGCCGTGAAGCGGTGCTCGTGGAGCAGGCCCGCACCGCCGGCACGCAGCGCGAGAGCGCGGTGCGCTCCGGCGAACTGGAGCGCACGCGCATCGAACGCGACCTCCACGACGGCGTCCAGCCGCGACTCGTCTCGGTGGGGATGACGCTGGGGCTGGCCCAGCAGAAGATCGACAGCGATCCTGCCGCGGCCAAGGCGCTGATCGATGAAGCCCACACCTCGACCAAGGCGGCGATCACCGAGCTGCGCCAGCTGGCCCGCGGCATCCACGCCTCCGTCCTCGACGACCGGGGCCTGGATGCCGCCCTCAGCGCCCTGGCCGCGCGATCGCACGTCCCCGTGACCCTCGACGTGCGTCTGCCCGATGCCTCCGCGGACCCGTCGAATCGGTGCAGCCGCACGGCCGAGGCCGCGGTCTACTTCGCCATCGCCGAGTCGCTGACCAACGCCGCCAAGCACTCGCGGGGCAGCGAGGTGCGCGTGACGGTGCGCCGACGCGATGGCGCCGATCAGGGCGCGCCGGTGCTCTGGGCACGCGTCGAGGACAACGGCGTCGGCGGGGCCCGCGTGCTGCCCGGCGGCGGCCTCGACGGCATCGCGCATCGGATCGCGGCAGCCGGCGGGGTGAGCCGCCTCGACAGCCCCCACGGCGGTCCGACCGCTCTGGAGGTGAGTGTGCCGTGCGCATCCTGA
- a CDS encoding response regulator transcription factor → MRILICEDSTLLREGLVRLLDDAGHEVVAALPDAGSLMDAVATSTPDLCILDVRLPPTFTDEGIRAAVHLRAAHPEVAVLVLSQYVEERYAGELISTQSAALGYLLKDRVADVGDFLDAVERIGAGATVLDPEVVAQLLTRRGRDARMERLTERERSVLALIAEGKSNQAIAQTLFVTEASVEKHITSLFQKLDLEQDEHGNRRVLAALIHWENGTNR, encoded by the coding sequence GTGCGCATCCTGATCTGCGAGGATTCCACCCTGCTGCGCGAGGGTCTCGTGCGCCTCCTCGACGACGCCGGTCACGAGGTGGTCGCCGCGCTCCCCGACGCCGGGTCGCTGATGGATGCCGTGGCCACCTCCACCCCGGATCTGTGCATCCTCGACGTGCGCCTGCCGCCCACGTTCACCGATGAAGGCATCCGCGCCGCGGTGCACCTGCGCGCCGCACATCCGGAGGTGGCCGTGCTGGTGCTCAGCCAATACGTCGAGGAGCGGTACGCGGGCGAGCTGATCAGCACGCAGTCCGCGGCGCTGGGCTACCTGCTGAAGGATCGCGTGGCCGATGTCGGCGATTTCCTCGATGCGGTCGAACGCATCGGCGCGGGCGCCACCGTCCTCGACCCCGAAGTGGTCGCGCAGCTGCTCACCCGCCGCGGACGCGACGCACGCATGGAGCGGCTGACCGAACGCGAGCGCAGCGTGCTGGCGCTGATCGCCGAAGGCAAGAGCAATCAGGCGATCGCACAGACGCTGTTCGTCACCGAGGCGAGCGTCGAGAAGCACATCACCTCGCTGTTCCAAAAGCTCGACCTCGAGCAGGACGAACACGGCAACCGACGGGTGCTGGCCGCCCTCATCCACTGGGAGAACGGAACGAACCGATGA
- a CDS encoding Pr6Pr family membrane protein, whose translation MIARSRILAFGYRAVASLVIVIGIARVSGLWTATPTWSAFLYYTVLSNVLCLAWMVLSAITTLRDAQRDGWIGASTPSPRWAAAVMHAITVTMLIYLFVLAPALFTQPGAYQPFTLTDNLVHIVTPILVIVDWALFVPKGRLGRYDPLLWALIPFAYLVFAYTYSALGGRFAGGTTVPYPFMDVARHGVGGVAAWIVGLTLALVAVGYVFVGFDRLLARAVTSPRASRDPHPTDDPAPGR comes from the coding sequence ATGATCGCGCGCTCCCGCATCCTCGCTTTCGGCTACCGCGCGGTGGCGTCGCTCGTCATCGTGATCGGCATCGCTCGGGTGTCGGGGCTGTGGACGGCGACTCCCACGTGGTCGGCCTTCCTCTACTACACGGTGCTCAGCAACGTGCTGTGCCTGGCGTGGATGGTGCTGTCGGCGATCACCACCCTCCGCGACGCACAGCGTGACGGGTGGATCGGCGCATCCACGCCGTCGCCGCGGTGGGCGGCGGCGGTGATGCACGCGATCACCGTCACGATGTTGATCTACCTCTTCGTGCTCGCACCCGCGCTGTTCACCCAGCCGGGCGCCTACCAGCCGTTCACGCTCACCGACAACCTCGTCCACATCGTCACGCCGATCCTCGTGATCGTGGACTGGGCACTGTTCGTCCCCAAGGGTCGCCTGGGCCGGTACGACCCGCTGCTGTGGGCGCTCATCCCCTTCGCCTACCTCGTGTTCGCGTACACCTACAGTGCGCTCGGGGGCCGCTTCGCGGGCGGCACGACCGTGCCGTACCCGTTCATGGACGTGGCGAGACACGGTGTCGGCGGGGTCGCCGCCTGGATCGTCGGCCTGACGCTGGCGCTGGTCGCGGTCGGCTACGTCTTCGTCGGATTCGACCGGCTGCTGGCGCGCGCCGTCACATCTCCTCGTGCGTCTCGGGATCCCCACCCCACAGACGACCCCGCTCCAGGGCGCTGA
- a CDS encoding Cof-type HAD-IIB family hydrolase, whose translation MTVRDIRLIAVDMDGTLLLPDGSVPDGLWSLLGRLRERGIAFAPASGRQLATLQQTFAAVDGELDYIAENGAYVVRGDVEVSSDAVDPAVAASVVARLRAAVAAGSLRAGLVVCGKRSAYVEDTDPRFLAEVEKYYARRQIVEDLLAVDDQILKLAIYDLDGGERHSAPAFADLAETHQVVVSGHHWVDIMNATVNKGVALRALQVALGVTAEQTAAFGDYLNDLELLGAAHWSYAMADAHPDVVAAARFRAPSNADAGVLSVIEELIAR comes from the coding sequence ATGACCGTCCGCGACATCCGCCTGATCGCCGTCGACATGGACGGCACGCTGCTGCTGCCCGATGGGTCGGTGCCCGACGGGCTGTGGTCGCTGCTGGGGCGGCTGCGCGAGCGGGGCATCGCCTTCGCCCCGGCCAGCGGTCGCCAGCTGGCGACGCTGCAGCAGACGTTCGCCGCCGTCGACGGCGAGCTCGACTACATCGCCGAGAACGGCGCGTACGTGGTCCGCGGCGACGTCGAGGTCAGCTCGGACGCCGTGGATCCGGCGGTCGCGGCATCCGTCGTCGCGCGCCTGCGCGCCGCCGTCGCGGCGGGCAGCCTGCGCGCCGGTCTGGTGGTGTGTGGCAAGCGGTCGGCGTACGTCGAGGACACCGACCCTCGGTTCCTCGCGGAGGTCGAGAAGTACTACGCGCGTCGGCAGATCGTGGAGGATCTGCTCGCTGTGGACGATCAGATCCTCAAACTCGCGATCTACGACCTCGACGGCGGCGAACGGCACTCCGCGCCCGCGTTCGCCGATCTCGCCGAGACCCACCAGGTCGTCGTCTCGGGTCACCACTGGGTCGACATCATGAACGCGACCGTCAACAAGGGCGTCGCGCTGCGCGCCCTGCAGGTGGCGCTCGGTGTGACCGCTGAGCAGACCGCCGCGTTCGGCGACTACCTCAACGACCTCGAGCTGCTCGGGGCCGCGCACTGGTCGTACGCCATGGCCGATGCCCACCCCGACGTCGTGGCCGCCGCACGATTCCGTGCGCCCTCGAATGCGGATGCCGGGGTGCTGAGCGTCATCGAGGAGTTGATCGCACGGTGA
- a CDS encoding winged helix-turn-helix domain-containing protein has protein sequence MSNTALLASPAPVRHLRAVPDVPPRRAVAAPTASATPPAAGTVPVGTAPRGFALYVGIDEAKAAADGVSLSTLVEALRRTLGELAPHAETYATVALAPASAGGRDVDVVRLALHEPSAVARTKQDEPEDDHVPGGVTIDISRRRVHIEGEAAQLTFKEFELLQYLVLREGRTIERTELVSSLWSHADADEAPGERTIDVHVRRLRSKLGRYEDIVRTVRGIGYRFDRHADVVIRYGHGTPSPDRF, from the coding sequence GTGTCGAACACCGCTCTTCTTGCCTCGCCCGCTCCCGTCCGTCATCTGCGCGCCGTCCCCGACGTGCCGCCGCGTCGCGCCGTGGCCGCACCGACCGCGAGCGCAACCCCTCCCGCCGCGGGCACCGTCCCGGTCGGCACCGCGCCGCGCGGATTCGCCCTCTACGTCGGCATCGACGAGGCGAAGGCAGCCGCGGACGGCGTCTCGCTCTCCACGCTCGTCGAGGCCCTGCGTCGCACGCTCGGCGAACTCGCCCCGCACGCCGAGACCTATGCCACCGTCGCCCTGGCGCCCGCGTCCGCCGGTGGCCGGGACGTCGACGTCGTGCGCCTGGCGCTCCACGAGCCGAGCGCCGTCGCCCGCACCAAGCAGGACGAGCCCGAGGACGACCACGTGCCCGGAGGGGTGACGATCGACATCTCCCGCCGACGCGTGCACATCGAGGGCGAGGCCGCGCAGCTGACCTTCAAGGAGTTCGAACTGCTGCAGTACCTCGTGCTCCGCGAGGGCCGCACCATCGAACGCACCGAACTCGTCTCGTCGCTGTGGAGCCACGCCGACGCCGACGAGGCACCCGGCGAGCGCACGATCGACGTGCACGTGCGCCGCCTGCGCTCCAAGCTCGGCCGTTACGAGGACATCGTCCGCACCGTTCGGGGCATCGGCTACCGCTTCGACCGCCACGCCGACGTCGTCATCCGCTACGGCCACGGCACGCCGTCGCCGGACCGCTTCTGA
- a CDS encoding DNA-3-methyladenine glycosylase 2 family protein — MTTRERMPPRAARPATRDPRRPSPRPLESEYRPRVSTDVGRAVRPQQRGAHDPSQLEHQGVIWRATRTPEGVATLALRIERGLVRAAAWGAGAAWALQQLPRLCGADDDPTGFEPHRHPLISDTHHRHGDLRLGRTDLVFDALISAVFEQKVTGLQAFGAWRMILTWCGERAPGPTPRPMFAPPADWHLIPSWTWHRAGLEPPQSRTIVEAATRRTSIERAARDPASADRAVTSLRGIGAWTSAETRIRAFGDPDAVSVGDYHLSHQVGYALTGRRVDDDGMLELLEPWRGHRQRVIRLIGLSGRIEPRRGPRLAPEDHRGR; from the coding sequence ATGACCACGCGGGAGAGGATGCCGCCGCGCGCTGCGCGGCCGGCGACGCGCGACCCGCGACGGCCCTCACCGCGACCCCTCGAGAGCGAGTACCGGCCGCGTGTGTCCACCGACGTCGGGCGCGCCGTGCGCCCGCAGCAGCGCGGCGCCCACGATCCGTCGCAGCTCGAGCACCAGGGCGTGATCTGGCGGGCGACGCGCACGCCCGAGGGCGTCGCGACGCTGGCGTTGCGCATCGAGCGCGGGCTCGTCCGCGCAGCGGCCTGGGGTGCCGGTGCCGCCTGGGCACTGCAGCAGCTGCCGCGACTGTGCGGCGCCGACGACGATCCGACCGGCTTCGAACCCCACCGGCATCCGCTCATCTCCGACACCCACCACCGGCACGGCGACCTCCGACTGGGCCGCACCGACCTCGTCTTCGACGCGCTGATCAGCGCCGTGTTCGAGCAGAAGGTGACCGGATTGCAGGCCTTCGGCGCCTGGCGGATGATCCTCACCTGGTGCGGCGAGCGCGCGCCCGGCCCCACCCCCCGACCGATGTTCGCGCCCCCGGCCGACTGGCACCTGATCCCCAGCTGGACGTGGCACCGCGCCGGACTCGAGCCGCCGCAGTCGCGGACGATCGTGGAGGCGGCGACCCGGCGCACATCGATCGAGCGGGCCGCCCGCGATCCGGCATCCGCCGACCGCGCGGTGACGAGCCTTCGCGGCATCGGGGCATGGACGAGTGCGGAGACGCGCATTCGCGCCTTCGGAGACCCCGACGCCGTGAGCGTCGGCGACTACCACCTCTCGCATCAGGTGGGCTATGCGCTCACCGGCCGCCGCGTCGACGACGACGGGATGCTGGAGCTGCTGGAGCCGTGGCGCGGTCATCGCCAGCGCGTGATCAGACTGATCGGGCTGAGCGGCCGGATCGAACCGCGCCGGGGTCCCCGCCTCGCACCGGAGGACCACCGCGGGCGGTGA